AGTGGCCAAGAGTGTACACATCACCAATTGGGTGAATCTTGACTTGCTGTTTGTCGATTATTGATATGCGTCAATTCTCAGCAACTTTCTTTGGTTTAATTCATAGTCGTTAGACTTATCGAAGAACTGTAGAATAAGTCATATTTGCCTAAGTCATTCTTTACACATCTGGAGAATAACTACAAAAAATACATTAAGGAAATGATCGGATAAAACACACCTCATCACAGCTGGAAGAGGACAAGGTTATGACTAATGTCACCAGATTATATGAACTTTCCAACATGTGTGCTATTCCAGGGAGGACTGATTTCCTGATACTCGTATCAAGTGTTAAGCATTCACACTCCAACCAGGGAGAGCACAAtcctttttcttccattatACCTAGAACCTTGGCCCATCGGAGTGAaatacaaaatcaacaaaaatcaacaaattagAAGATTCTTGAAGCTTGTTCAAAATCTACTTTGCATATGATGAGAGACACAGTGTATTTGTAACATTCTTTAATTCCCAAACCATGTTTCACTTCTAGTATAGGAGAGCAACAGGTAACAACCAAATTTGAAATGCCAGGCTTCTTCCTTAGAACACAAACTGATTAAAGTACTGCTCACTAGAAGGAAGCATGGGCTTCAGCCATTAGAAAATATTGAGCACAAACACTAAGACTGAAACATGGACAAGGTCATAGCTCTataatattttccctttttcttagTCAGATGACTTGAACTCGAGATCTTTAATATCATTAATATCATTAATAACAGAAAGACAATGAATTGAATTGAATCAATCGATTCCGGGTCCAAGAAAACAACTTAACAAGACATGGATGAGAACAACTGTGACCGTTGAATACTTGGAAAATTAAAGAATATTCTTCACAGAATCACAGCTACCTCTTTATGTGCACAGTAATACCCTCCTAACTTAAGAAATATGCACATACATTGATTGGGATTCACCTCCGGATACTGAGTAGGTAGTTTGATCCTTATAATTTTTCTCTGCATAGTAAACTCATGGGAAAATTCAGAGTATTTGGTCGAATTACCATAGTAAGAGTACTAAGAACTTCAAAGAGGGAATACAACCATTCTTCATCGCTGAGATTTGAGAGCTCAAGTTCCGAATACAACTTTCTAATTCTGAATAGAAACTTCTATGATCTCAACCAACACGTAAGAACAAATGTTACTGGCAAGCTTAATTCTTTCAGGGTTACAAAACACGTCAATATTCAGTTAAGTTATGAAGCACATCGAATTGAAAGCACAAGCAAAGGATTATCAAGAGACCAACCTGTAGAGCCCAATCGCCTAAAGTAATATTCTTCACATGAATAAGGCTCTGGAGAAGTCCTCTTAACATATTTGGGTGCCTTTCATAATCATCTGAGTAATATCGACTTTTCATGTGAAAACTGATGTTAGCATCAATCAAAGACGATACATCCCCTAGCCGACAAATTTTATCACCTAAACTACCCGAAATCTCCAACGAATGAAGATGAGGAGCTGAAATTTCCAACATAGAATGGTGCCCACCGCCGTCGTCGTCATCATAGTCATCACCATCGTCGTcatcatcaccatcatcatcatcatcatcccaAACGTCTCTTAGAATCAATTTCTTCACACTTGCACTACTAACATGCAAATGATTGAAACCGTAAAAGCAATACAACTCCAGAATCTCCAACAAAGGACTACCGGCTAATATCTTCTGAATCACATCTTCACTCAAATTCGCATACCCAATTGTCAATTTCTTCAGCGAATTCCAACAAACAACTCCTTTGGGCAACACTTGGCACGCAGAAAACTTCAATGTTTTGAACGATGAATTAGTATAAAGAAGTTGTGGTAGCACGTAACTATCACTCTCAAACAAATCACACAGGTCGAAGTCAAGTTGAAGCTCCTCCGCCCCCTTCCCTGTTGCGAACCGAGTCCAGAGATTGACATTGGAAGCGTAATCCGACTCGTATCTAAACTCAACCCCGAATTTCTTGAGCTTAGAACAGTTGCAGAGAACTATGGTTTTGTCAACGAAGCTAACAAAGTCACTAACGGTTTTCTCAGAGGAATCGGAATCACTAAGAAATTCAAGGGATGTGGAGTAAGTCCAAATATGCAGCCAACGTTTTGATAAAACCTGGGTTTTAATGGCGTCTTCGATTGGCAAGAAGGAGAGAACGTGGCCGAGTATAGCGTCGGGCAATGCGGTGATTCGATCCACGGTGGGCTTCGACAACTTGGCGCATTCGTTGTCGCTTTCGGGGGTTGGGGGATGACTGAGTTCAATGCTGCTTGGTGATGACATGATTTCCAAACTGCTCCCCTTGGACTTTCTCGAATTCTTCCGGAGAAGCCTTTTCTTGGTTTGATCTCCTCTTCAGCTTCTCCCTTTCAGGATCTCGGTAGAAAACGGGCTGCTTCTTTTAAACGACGAACAAGTCTTTGAATGAGCTTCAATCTGAAAACGCATCTTCAGCTTCAGCCTTCAGGGTTAGTTTTACTGCTctaaaatctagggttttggagGGGGGAAGGAGGAGGAAAATGATACCCTTTGGCCGATACCTTTGGGAGGGCTTGTTCGTTGACCCGGGGGTGCTGTAGACTGTAGTGCACCCCCGCACTACACGTAAAGTGCGGCCAATCCGATTATTTATCTCGATAatgaacagttcggattttCATCCAAATAATAGACGGCTAGGATTTAGAGGAGTTCGAATTAAATCCAAATTGTCTGCAtcgagatgaacggtcggatcAGCCACACTACACGGTGTAGTGCGATAGATGAACTACGGCTCCTCTCATTCCTTGTTCGTTTGGGTATTCAAAATCTTTCCGCACGAtttctaataatttttttctatctatctttctCTACTAATAACTTTTTAAAACCTCCATCAAAACTCAAAGTCTAGGACTACCGCACAACACAAAGTCTAGGACCGCCACATGGCCATTGCACGCCATGTTGGGCGTGAAGATACAGAGAATATCTATAAttgtaaaataattatttatgagatcttgtaaaaaatcagcacaaaTATTGGTAGGAATAATTGGACTCAATGGATAGTTTTGGATAGTTTAAGAATGAAATAGAGAATATCTATAATTGTAAAATAGTTATTTATGAGATCTTGTAAAAAATCGGCACAAATATTGGTAGAAATAATTGGACTCAATGGATAGTTTTGGATAGTTTAAGAATGAAATGGATGATTTTGATAATTCAAGGACAAggtagaaaaaggaaaaataatttgaggaataaaaatataaaaataactccttttttttttaatcgggaTCTTTTGGGACTACTTTATCgagttttttaaattttttaaaactttttcttgGTCGGGTGATTCTCCTCTTGAAACGAATGATGTGAGATAAATTATGgcgaaaatttaaaaaaaaaaaaagtaactaaaagttaacaatgttgtatgtgtttaaaatataaatttgatTTCTACCATCACTTAATTGATGcaaacattatttttttttgtcttttaacagGTGAATTCACGAAACAGCCCCtaaattttgtaaaaagtgtatGCGTGCAAGGACTATTTTGTGAATTCACCcaattaaaagataaaaataaaaatgcttgCATTAATTAGgaaagtgtagaaatcaattttcttaaaaaatttacttcagTCGAGACATACTCTACCTCtcactcttttttattttttttttgggtaaaatactCTATCTCTCACTCTCAATCATGTCTATACGCTCTTGAATCCGTATGCTCCCAACATTTATTAGtgcaaaatattttccaaagaCACTTTCATATTCGGATTATATGACTTAGCTAATTACTACCAAATGGACGGTGATAAATTAGACATTGTTTCATATGTTTCTTTAATACTACTGCAATATTTGGATCTTAGGCTTTTGAAGTAAACTGAAAAGGGAAGGAAAGAgagaacaagaaagaaactaaGGCCTCGTTCAACTaactcaaataagtatttattttttgaattaatagagatgtattgtgagagaatggtctgtctcgtaaagcaaaaaataagtacttacaaaataagaatcttagtgAAACGGGGCCTTCCTCCCTTATTTAAgtcaagaaaaatgagaaaaaactAGTAATACCTTGTGCAAAAATGATTTCTGTTTAAGAACCAATTACCATTTTATCTTTTAATCTATTTTAAATTTCTTGCGCCCTTCAAAGTCATGATCCTTTTTTATAATCCACCGGAAAGCTAGTTTCATTCAGTATCATATTCTATGTTTTACTGGAAAAACGGTGAACATGTAAAATACgaagaaaatttattactaTGAAGcaagggaaagaaaaatagCGGGAACTCAGAAAGAGAGCGCGGTGGAAATTTTATTGTGCttaatacttgatttttttgattttcttctctCCTCCCCTACAAACCAAATAATGAAAGAGAAGATTTCTTAGGTTCAATCTCTTtcccccttttcttttgttccatACAGGCggtaaaaataaatactcctaaCAAGTTGTGGTAAatagagaaattgaaaacatatCAAACCCAAGATTAAGCATAACCAAACAAACCCAGTAAATGAGATACTCCCTCTGCCCGATTGTTGAAGTGTCCTCTATGTTAAACTAGTGATTTATTAAGATCAAAAACTACAATGCTTCCTTGCATGGAGTATTTGCAAAATTTTGtgttgaaattttgattttttttttgtacgatagtactttatttatatatttgaaaattgcaaatcaaTTCGTaaggaacacttaaaaagggaccgATCGAAGGATTATAGTGTTTACCATCCGTAACACTGTAACACATTTATTCAAGAATCTTCTtttacctcttctttttttttttgttattgatttTCACTCTCCCCATTTTGATAtatacactccattttttgtctgTTAATGaaacttatatatataattcttcactaaaaaacaaaaaatagagtgaaaatataatataaaaaaaagagaatttcttttatatcccttcgacttccaaaaattcattttggtccttcacctttcaattttggcataaaaatacttcgactttctaatttttttcaatgtcatcctttagagatatatacatatataaacgaaaaatagggtgtttggatcaagcatcctacacacatcggatgccgttgattcccgcgccgGCCCCCTCATTtctttttatagaatttttcgacggttcggatcggccgtccagtggccgaaAACGGCCCGGCGGGgccgtcggtccctatagcagGACTCAAAGAAAACGCATTTCTTctaaaggatgacattgaaaaaattTGGAAAGTCGAAGTATTT
The sequence above is a segment of the Rhododendron vialii isolate Sample 1 chromosome 13a, ASM3025357v1 genome. Coding sequences within it:
- the LOC131312283 gene encoding F-box protein At5g03100-like isoform X1 is translated as MSSPSSIELSHPPTPESDNECAKLSKPTVDRITALPDAILGHVLSFLPIEDAIKTQVLSKRWLHIWTYSTSLEFLSDSDSSEKTVSDFVSFVDKTIVLCNCSKLKKFGVEFRYESDYASNVNLWTRFATGKGAEELQLDFDLCDLFESDSYVLPQLLYTNSSFKTLKFSACQVLPKGVVCWNSLKKLTIGYANLSEDVIQKILAGSPLLEILELYCFYGFNHLHVSSASVKKLILRDVWDDDDDDGDDDDDGDDYDDDDGGGHHSMLEISAPHLHSLEISGSLGDKICRLGDVSSLIDANISFHMKSRYYSDDYERHPNMLRGLLQSLIHVKNITLGDWALQVLGIMEEKGLCSPWLECECLTLDTSIRKSVLPGIAHMLESSYNLVTLVITLSSSSCDEYFGDKFPGLCNFDEKHYWTSQKKAFTCLVFHLQKVKFIGLVQCQFDFYLSFVQFLLKNSLVLHKMVIDTLMESCKWQKEFVRAAQMLLSFPRSSPNAVVFLYE
- the LOC131312283 gene encoding F-box protein At5g03100-like isoform X2, yielding MSSPSSIELSHPPTPESDNECAKLSKPTVDRITALPDAILGHVLSFLPIEDAIKTQVLSKRWLHIWTYSTSLEFLSDSDSSEKTVSDFVSFVDKTIVLCNCSKLKKFGVEFRYESDYASNVNLWTRFATGKGAEELQLDFDLCDLFESDSYVLPQLLYTNSSFKTLKFSACQVLPKGVVCWNSLKKLTIGYANLSEDVIQKILAGSPLLEILELYCFYGFNHLHVSSASVKKLILRDVWDDDDDDGDDDDDGDDYDDDDGGGHHSMLEISAPHLHSLEISGSLGDKICRLGDVSSLIDANISFHMKSRYYSDDYERHPNMLRGLLQSLIHVKNITLGDWALQYFGDKFPGLCNFDEKHYWTSQKKAFTCLVFHLQKVKFIGLVQCQFDFYLSFVQFLLKNSLVLHKMVIDTLMESCKWQKEFVRAAQMLLSFPRSSPNAVVFLYE